From the genome of Thermosipho japonicus:
ATGTACTTAAAAATCTTGACGAATCAGATGTAGAACAGTTGACAATAGAAATTGCAAATTTAGGAAATGTTAAAGATGATGAAAAGCAAGAAGTTTTACAAGAATTTAAAGAACTATCAAAAGCTCGTGAAATGTTACTATCCGGTGGTATTGAATATGCAAAAGAAATGCTCATAAAGGCATTTGGTCCAGAAAGAGCAATGAAAGTAATAGAAAGACTTGTTTCTAACCTGCAAGTTAAACCATTTGAGTTTATGAGACTTGCAGATCCCATGCAAGTCGTTAACTTTTTACAATCAGAACATCCCCAAACTATTGCTTTGGTATTAAGCTTTTTGGATCCACCGCTTGCTGCAAAAGTCTTATCTGCACTGCCAGAAAAAATTCAAGCAGAAGTCGTTAAAAGAATTGCTCTGCTCGATAGAGCTTCACCTGATATTGTTAGAGAGATTGAAAAGAATCTTGAAAAGAAATTCAGCGGTCTTGGTGTCCAAACATTAAGTCAGGTTGGCGGTATAGATACTGCTGCTGAAATTATCAATAACATCGATAGAGCCACTGAAAAATCTATCATGGAAAAGCTTGGGTATGAATCTCCAGAACTTGCAGAAGAGATTAGGAGAAGACTATTTGTCTTTGAAGATCTTCTTAAACTTGATGATAGATCCATACAACTTGTTTTACGTGAAGTTGATACAAGAGACCTTGCCGTAGCACTAAAAGGTGCTTCTGAAGAACTAAAAGAAAAGATATTTAATAACATGTCAAAGAGGGCTGCTCAACTATTAAAAGATGAATTAGAATTTATGGGACCAGTTCGTATTAAAGATGTTGAAGAAGCACAACAAAAAATTATTAATGTTGTAAGAAGACTTGAGGAAGCTGGAGAAATTGTTATCGCAAGAGGTGGAGGAGAAGAACTAATAGTTTAGGAGGAAACTTAATGTTAGATGAAAATGTATACTGTGTCATGGATACAGAAACAACGGGATTAAACCCTTATTTTGGTGATAGAATAATCGAGATTGCAATTGTACCTGTATACAAAAATAAAATCGTCAAAAAATGGATCTACCACTCTCTTGTAAACCCGAATATAAGGATACCTGCTCTTACTGAAAAGATACACGGAATATCGAATGATGCTATAACAGATGCTCCGTCTCTTGAAACTATTATTTCAAATGTTAGAGCATATGCAAAAGACACTATTTTTGTAATGCATAACGCATATGTTGACCTTTCTTTTATTGATATTGCTACAAAAGAAATAGGAGAATTTCCTATAAATTTTAGATATATTGATACACTTGAAATTTCACGGGTATTGTACAATAAAAAAAGAAGCTTGGAAAGCCTTGTAAAAGAATTTAAAATAGCAAATAAAGTACCACACCGTGCTCTTGAAGATGCCATATTAACAGCGAAGGTCTTTTTAAAACTCTCAGAAAAAATAGGCTATAATAACATAAATGAATTTATAAGAATATGGGGGGATAGGTAATGGTTAAAAATTTTATTTTAGATACAAACGTTTTAATACATGATCCACAATCAATTTACTCTTTTGAAGACAATAATGTAATAATACCTCTTCCAGTTTTAGAAGAATTAGATAACTTGAAAAGACATTCCGGGGGACTTGGAAAATTTGCAAGAGATGCTATAAGGGAGTTAGACAATTTAAGAAAACTTGGAAAACTCTCAGAAGGTATAAAACTAAAAAATGGAGGAACATTAAAGGTAATTTCGCTTAAAAAAAGCGATCATGAAAATATAGATTTTTTATATGAAAAGTACATCGACAATTGGATATTAGTTTACACACTACATGTAATGAAAAATTCTAAAAATCCCACCTTTTTGGTTTCAAAAGATATTAATTTAAGGGTTAAAGCCGATGCTCTTGGAATCCCATCTCAAGATTATCTAACTGATAGATCAGATCTTGAAACTCTAAATCCTGGTTATTTTGAAACATCTAACGTTGATATGCTCGATAAATCAAATTTATTTCCTAATTCCTATATAATTTCCAGAGATAAATACTTTAGATATGACGGGGAAAATTTACTTGAAATGAAAAAACACATTCAAGCCTGGAATGTAAAACCAAGAAATAGAGAACAATTTTTTGCAATGGACGCATTACTAAATGATGATATAAAACTTGTTTCACTGATCGGAATAGCTGGAACTGGCAAAACCTTTATTACACTCGCTTGCGCTCTTGAAAAGACTGTAACAGAACAAAAATACGAAAAGATAATTGTTGCAAGGCCACTTGTCGCTATGGGTGGAAAAGACATAGGATATTTACCGGGAAATATTGAAGAAAAAATGAAACCATGGATGTCACCAATATACGATAATCTTGAATATCTTTTCAAAATTTCAAACATAAATATGAAAGAATTTATGAAAAAGGAAATAATAGATATAGAAGCTTTAACATACATTAGAGGTAGATCAATACCTAATCAATTCATTATTATTGATGAAGCACAAAACCTAACACCACATGAGATAAAAACTATTCTTACAAGAGCAGGAGAAAATACAAAAGTTGTTCTCCTTGGTGATCCATATCAAATAGATACACCTTACCTTGATAAAGATAGCAACGGACTTGTATACGCTGCAACAAAATTCTTAAATAGCAAATTATCTGCACATGTTGTTCTAAAAAAAGGTGAGCGTTCACTACTTGCTAGTGAAGCAGCAAATCTTCTCTAAGGGGGTTTTAGATATATGGAAATAAAAGTTTCTAATCTAGAATTATTCAGTGTTCCATTTGGAATAAGTGTTCTCTGGAATCTTATTTTTCAAGCAAAAATAAATCTTATTGACAAACTATCAAAGCAATACGAAAACGCTCATTTTGTGTTTTCAAACATTCTTGGTGAGTTTGGAATGTATGATAAGGTAAATGAAATTCTTTCAGCATATTTTAACAACTACAGCATAACTGACGAAGAACTTGATTTTAACTCCTCACCTATAAACAATATACCAATTATACAAATAGATAATGAAAAGCAAAAATTTGAAACTGAAACAATTGGAATTTTTTATCCTTCTGATCTTTCAAATCTTCCTGAAAAGAAATACTCAAAAAATATCATTGTTTTAAAACAAATTGTTGATCAAAAAAAGTATGAAAAATTATCCGAAGATTATATTGTTATAGGAGATTTTGAAAAGCTAGAATACAAAAATCTTCTTGAAAGAAAAGTGACAGATCTTACCCAAGATGACACCACAAAATCTTTCTTGTTAAAGGTTTTAAGAGGTGATAAAGTATGTTGATCAAAAAAGTTAAAATCAATGGATTCGGAAAATTAAAAAATAAAGAAATAAAATTTAAACCAGGCCTAAATGTTATTTTTGGGCCAAATTCATCTGGAAAAACAACACTAGCATATTTTCTATTAAATTCTCTTTCAAAACCAGGTAATGAAATAAAGAAGTACGAGCCATGGAATCATTTTGAATTTGGCGGAGAAATTTCAACCGATGAAGGTGATTTTAAAGTCGACTTTCTCAATGGTGAATTTAACTCTTTAGTCGACAGAGAACTTTTAGAAACTATTGGATTTATAATGGAAGATGAAAAACTTGATACAATAAAGGAAAAAGATGCTTTTGTAATAAGTTACATGAAAAAAAGGATGCAAAAAAATGAATGGGGCTTAAAACTAACAGATGCAATTAACAAAACTGATGAGTATGCAAATGAAATTCAATTATGTATTGAAAATATAAGCAAACAAATATCTGAAATTGATAGCTACATTGATTCAGTAAAAGAAAAAATAAAAAATTATAACAATAAAATATCGAAAAAAAATGAATTAAAAAGAAAGAGTGAGCAGTTAAAGCAAATATTAGAAGAAAAAGAAGAAGAAATATCAAACTTAAAAAGAGAGTATATTCAAGAAATAACAGAAAAAATAAACTCTTTAAAAACTGAAAGAGATAAACTTAACTTAAACCTCAAAGAATATCTCAAATTTTCAAAGATTGACAGAGATACAGTTTCTCAAGCAAAAGAACTCTTGGAAACAATTGAGGTTTTAGAAAACAACATCAAATCAATTTCTTCTCAGCTTGAAGAACTTGAAAATAACTTTTCTTCAATAGAAAATACCCTTAATGAAAAGATGAGAAACTTAAATATAGAAAATGAAAAAGACCTTGAAAAGGTAAATTTAAAGATCAAAAATTTATCACTTTTAAAGAAGTTGTATGATGAAAAGAAAACAAAACTTGAAAATATATTAGAAGAAAATCCTCTCTGGAAGTTATTTACAGAAAATGAAGAAATAATTGAAGAAGTTGAAAAGCAAGAAGCAATTTATAGAGAAAATCAAGCAAAGATTCAAAATAAAATCGAAGAAAACGAAAAAGTACTAAAAAAATTGAATTCATCTATAAAAGTTCATAAAGACTTTTCGTTTGTCTTCTTTTTTGCAGCTATAATATCTTTACTTCTTGGGTTTGTTATGAGAAATATAAATATA
Proteins encoded in this window:
- the fliG gene encoding flagellar motor switch protein FliG encodes the protein MAEKSSIPGKRKAAILLVLMGPENAANVLKNLDESDVEQLTIEIANLGNVKDDEKQEVLQEFKELSKAREMLLSGGIEYAKEMLIKAFGPERAMKVIERLVSNLQVKPFEFMRLADPMQVVNFLQSEHPQTIALVLSFLDPPLAAKVLSALPEKIQAEVVKRIALLDRASPDIVREIEKNLEKKFSGLGVQTLSQVGGIDTAAEIINNIDRATEKSIMEKLGYESPELAEEIRRRLFVFEDLLKLDDRSIQLVLREVDTRDLAVALKGASEELKEKIFNNMSKRAAQLLKDELEFMGPVRIKDVEEAQQKIINVVRRLEEAGEIVIARGGGEELIV
- a CDS encoding 3'-5' exonuclease encodes the protein MLDENVYCVMDTETTGLNPYFGDRIIEIAIVPVYKNKIVKKWIYHSLVNPNIRIPALTEKIHGISNDAITDAPSLETIISNVRAYAKDTIFVMHNAYVDLSFIDIATKEIGEFPINFRYIDTLEISRVLYNKKRSLESLVKEFKIANKVPHRALEDAILTAKVFLKLSEKIGYNNINEFIRIWGDR
- a CDS encoding PhoH family protein, with the protein product MVKNFILDTNVLIHDPQSIYSFEDNNVIIPLPVLEELDNLKRHSGGLGKFARDAIRELDNLRKLGKLSEGIKLKNGGTLKVISLKKSDHENIDFLYEKYIDNWILVYTLHVMKNSKNPTFLVSKDINLRVKADALGIPSQDYLTDRSDLETLNPGYFETSNVDMLDKSNLFPNSYIISRDKYFRYDGENLLEMKKHIQAWNVKPRNREQFFAMDALLNDDIKLVSLIGIAGTGKTFITLACALEKTVTEQKYEKIIVARPLVAMGGKDIGYLPGNIEEKMKPWMSPIYDNLEYLFKISNINMKEFMKKEIIDIEALTYIRGRSIPNQFIIIDEAQNLTPHEIKTILTRAGENTKVVLLGDPYQIDTPYLDKDSNGLVYAATKFLNSKLSAHVVLKKGERSLLASEAANLL